One part of the Clarias gariepinus isolate MV-2021 ecotype Netherlands chromosome 24, CGAR_prim_01v2, whole genome shotgun sequence genome encodes these proteins:
- the kcmf1 gene encoding E3 ubiquitin-protein ligase KCMF1, whose translation MSRHEGVSCDACLKGNFRGRRYKCLICYDYDLCASCYESGATTTRHTTEHPMQCILTRVDFDLYYGGEAFSVEQPQSFTCPYCGKMGYTETSLQEHVTSEHAETTTEVICPICAALPGGDPNHVTDDFAAHLTLEHRAPRDLDESSGVRHVRRMFHPGRGLGGPRARRTNMHFTSSSTGGLSSSQSSSYSPSNREAMDPIAELLSQLSGVRRSAGGQLNPSGPSASQLQQLQMQLQLERQQAQAARQQLETARNATRQRSNASNISASVPPPSTATNTSITESNPMASHSSQFLLTRLNEPKMSEAERQALESERADRSLFVQELLLSTLMREESSSSDEDERRDFADFGAMGCVEIMPLDVALESLNLKESSAGKEPPPPPL comes from the exons GCCGATACAAGTGTTTAATTTGCTACGACTACGATCTGTGTGCGTCGTGTTACGAAAGTGGAGCCACCACAACCCGACACACCACCGAACACCCCATGCAGTGCATACTAACCAGGGTAGACTTTG aTCTGTATTACGGAGGAGAGGCGTTTTCAGTAGAGCAGCCCCAGTCGTTCACTTGTCCCTACTGTGGAAAAATGGGTTACACAGAAACGTCTCTACAGGAACACGTCACCTCGGAGCACGCAGAGACTACCACAGAGGTG aTCTGCCCCATATGTGCAGCTTTGCCCGGAGGCGACCCCAATCATGTGACGGACGACTTCGCTGCTCATCTCACACTTGAACACAGAGCACCAAGAGATTTA GATGAGAGCAGCGGGGTGCGGCACGTGCGCAGGATGTTCCACCCGGGGCGTGGACTGGGCGGCCCTCGGGCACGGAGGACTAACATGCACTTTACCAGCAGCTCCACTGGGGGGCTCTCATCCTCACAAAGCTCCTCTTACTCCCCGAGCAATCGGGAAGCCATGGACCCTATAGCAG AGCTGCTGTCCCAGCTGTCTGGCGTCCGGCGCTCGGCTGGCGGTCAGCTGAACCCTTCAGGCCCGTCAGCCTCGCAGCTCCAGCAGTTGCAAATGCAGTTGCAGCTGGAGAGGCAGCAGGCACAGGCGGCACGTCAGCAACTAGAAACGGCGCGCAACGCCACACGCCAGCGCAGCAACGCCAGCAACATTAGCGCCAGCGTGCCGCCGCCCAGCACCGCGACAAACACATCCATAACCGAGAGCAACCCCATGGCCTCCCACAGCTCCCAGTTCCTCCTCACACG GTTGAACGAGCCGAAGATGTCGGAGGCGGAGCGTCAGGCTCTGGAGAGCGAGCGCGCAGACCGAAGCCTGTTCGTGCAAGAGCTGCTGCTGTCCACGCTGATGCGCGAGGAGAGCTCCTCCTCGGACGAGGACGAGCGGCGAGACTTCGCCGACTTCGGCGCCATGGGCTGCGTGGAGATCATGCCTTTGGACGTGGCACTGGAGAGCCTGAACCTGAAGGAGAGCTCTGCAGGCAAAGagcctccacctcctcctctttGA